A genomic region of [Eubacterium] eligens ATCC 27750 contains the following coding sequences:
- a CDS encoding FtsW/RodA/SpoVE family cell cycle protein yields the protein MQSVFIELTKYIFAFLMAFYVLSAYRGAIIHKEEKRKGIYVQQYIIIFAIHFLGYYVLYIMKQDVKYIGFYFVQLIYLIIFIAFYYILYPKASRLLVNNMCMLMAVGFIMIARLNFDKCVKQFVIAVLGTVIMFMVPWLLKTVKSFRNFGWIYCITGLVLLCAVLLGSKVYGANLTLSIGAFSVQPAEFVKILYVMFVASMFNKSTTFKQTCIVTAFAALHVIILVLSTDLGAALIFFVVYIAMLYIATRKLVYAGAGLIAGAGASVIAYKLFAHVRARVIVWRNPWEYIDTSGYQICQSLFAIGMGSWFGYGLCQGMPDKIPVAEKDFMFSAISEEFGLIFSIALFLVCLNNLILMMNIASRCKTLFYRLVAVGLGVTYGVQVFLTVGGAIKFIPMTGVTLPFVSYGGSSILSSLIMFALINGMYTMRQDEGDRKDGRKQKAGQTKKKQKCTERYSR from the coding sequence ATGCAGTCAGTTTTTATTGAACTTACAAAATACATATTTGCGTTTCTGATGGCGTTTTATGTTCTTTCTGCTTACAGAGGAGCAATAATCCATAAGGAAGAAAAGAGAAAAGGAATATATGTCCAGCAGTATATTATAATATTTGCGATACATTTTCTTGGATATTATGTATTGTATATAATGAAGCAGGATGTGAAGTATATAGGTTTTTATTTTGTGCAGCTTATATATCTTATAATATTCATAGCATTTTATTATATATTGTATCCAAAGGCTTCAAGGCTTCTTGTCAATAATATGTGCATGCTCATGGCGGTAGGCTTTATCATGATTGCAAGGCTTAATTTTGACAAATGTGTAAAACAGTTCGTAATTGCTGTGCTTGGAACGGTAATAATGTTTATGGTTCCATGGCTTTTAAAGACAGTTAAAAGCTTTAGAAATTTTGGATGGATATATTGTATCACAGGGCTTGTGCTTTTATGTGCTGTTTTGTTAGGAAGCAAGGTATATGGTGCAAATCTTACTTTAAGTATTGGCGCGTTTTCTGTACAGCCGGCAGAGTTTGTTAAGATTTTGTATGTTATGTTTGTTGCTTCGATGTTTAATAAGTCAACGACATTTAAACAGACATGTATTGTTACAGCGTTTGCAGCACTTCATGTTATTATTCTTGTGCTTTCAACTGACCTTGGTGCTGCACTTATATTCTTTGTGGTGTATATTGCAATGCTTTATATAGCAACAAGAAAACTGGTCTATGCCGGGGCAGGACTGATTGCCGGAGCAGGTGCATCTGTTATTGCATATAAGCTTTTTGCACATGTGAGAGCGAGAGTTATTGTATGGCGTAATCCGTGGGAATATATTGATACAAGCGGATATCAGATATGTCAGTCTCTTTTTGCAATAGGAATGGGGTCATGGTTTGGTTATGGACTGTGTCAGGGTATGCCTGATAAGATACCTGTGGCAGAGAAAGATTTTATGTTTTCTGCTATATCTGAAGAATTTGGACTTATATTTTCGATAGCCCTATTCCTGGTGTGTCTTAATAATCTTATTCTTATGATGAATATAGCTTCAAGATGTAAGACTCTTTTTTATCGTCTTGTGGCAGTAGGACTTGGTGTTACATATGGGGTTCAGGTGTTCTTAACTGTCGGAGGTGCGATTAAGTTCATACCAATGACAGGCGTTACACTTCCTTTTGTAAGTTACGGAGGAAGCTCAATATTAAGCTCACTGATAATGTTTGCATTAATAAATGGAATGTATACTATGAGACAGGATGAAGGTGACAGGAAAGATGGCAGAAAACAAAAAGCAGGTCAGACAAAGAAAAAACAAAAATGCACAGAACGATATAGTAGATAA
- the ruvB gene encoding Holliday junction branch migration DNA helicase RuvB: MEKRIISTQITEEDYGIENSLRPLSLDDYVGQNKVKSNLKVYIEAAKERGEALDHVLFYGPPGLGKTTLAGIIANEMGVNIKVTSGPAIEKPGDMAAILNNLSEGDILFVDEIHRLNRQVEEVLYPAMEDYKIDIMIGKGATARSIRLELPQFTLIGATTRAGLLSAPLRDRFGVVSHMEFYTVPELEKIIIRSANVLNVDIDSDGAHELARRSRGTPRLANRLLKRVRDFAQVKYNGHINKDVADYALNLLDVDRDGLDRNDRVILTTIVDKFDGGPVGIETLAASIGEDSGTLEDVYEPYLIQNGYINRTPRGRVATKAAYDNLGRPFKQK, translated from the coding sequence ATGGAAAAGAGGATTATATCAACACAGATAACTGAAGAAGATTATGGTATTGAGAATTCCTTAAGACCATTATCTCTCGATGACTATGTTGGACAGAATAAGGTTAAGAGTAATCTTAAAGTATATATTGAGGCAGCAAAGGAAAGAGGAGAGGCACTTGACCATGTACTTTTCTATGGACCTCCGGGACTTGGAAAGACAACTCTGGCAGGAATTATTGCTAATGAAATGGGGGTTAATATCAAGGTTACATCCGGTCCTGCAATCGAGAAGCCGGGAGATATGGCAGCTATACTTAACAACTTAAGTGAGGGTGATATTCTATTTGTTGATGAGATTCACAGACTTAACAGACAGGTAGAAGAAGTGCTGTATCCTGCAATGGAGGACTATAAGATTGATATTATGATCGGAAAGGGTGCAACAGCAAGGTCTATAAGACTTGAACTGCCACAGTTCACTCTGATAGGGGCAACAACAAGAGCGGGACTTTTATCAGCACCCTTAAGAGACAGATTCGGTGTTGTAAGCCATATGGAATTCTATACAGTTCCGGAGCTTGAGAAAATCATTATCCGTTCAGCCAATGTGCTTAATGTTGATATTGACTCAGACGGAGCACATGAGCTTGCAAGAAGGTCAAGGGGAACACCGAGACTTGCCAACAGACTTTTAAAGAGAGTGCGAGATTTTGCACAGGTTAAATATAACGGACATATCAATAAGGATGTTGCTGATTATGCACTTAATCTGTTAGATGTTGACAGAGATGGATTGGACCGTAACGATCGTGTTATACTTACTACAATAGTTGATAAGTTTGATGGCGGACCTGTCGGTATTGAGACACTGGCAGCTTCAATAGGCGAGGATTCAGGAACTCTTGAAGATGTTTATGAGCCATATCTTATACAGAACGGGTATATTAACAGAACTCCAAGAGGAAGAGTTGCAACTAAAGCAGCTTATGATAATCTTGGCAGGCCATTTAAACAAAAATAA
- a CDS encoding Asp23/Gls24 family envelope stress response protein gives MKGTLENKLGKVSIDSEVIAQYAGSTAVECFGIVGMAAVSMKDGLVKLLKGDSLTRGISVVIDENNLIEIDFHVIISYGVSIAAVADNLIENVKYKVSEFTGLEIKKINIYVEGVRVID, from the coding sequence ATGAAGGGAACTTTGGAGAATAAACTTGGAAAAGTTTCGATTGATTCGGAAGTTATTGCACAGTACGCAGGTTCTACAGCAGTTGAGTGCTTTGGAATTGTGGGTATGGCTGCTGTCAGCATGAAAGACGGACTTGTTAAGCTTCTTAAAGGAGACAGCCTTACAAGAGGAATCAGTGTGGTTATAGATGAGAATAATCTTATTGAGATTGATTTTCATGTTATTATATCTTATGGTGTAAGCATTGCTGCAGTAGCAGATAATCTTATTGAGAATGTTAAGTATAAAGTGTCAGAATTTACCGGCCTTGAGATTAAGAAAATCAACATATATGTTGAAGGCGTAAGAGTAATTGATTAA
- a CDS encoding lytic transglycosylase domain-containing protein produces MSTVNNISPIDGSAYLVSTGNSVNATSGTDFDKIYNDIAVDDSLESIFAGAAKEFGINENFLKAVAKAESGFDPDAVSGCGAQGIMQLMPFTSESYGVTDPFDAKQNIYAGAQLLSELLDNYNGNATLALAAYNAGSGSVQKYGGVPPYDETVNYINKINDILGGSLAGDSKTIDGASTTDFSVAQNVIAPDIEIKKSTLGTSAEAGKLIGTISTNNDDRLSVGLYNVVTDNDSDVIKNMDVGRKLPDNDMAENSTGYIYSGKELSYDAMTANVNFLNNASYDSVYKNDPQSIYQAQASVISPLVLKLLDL; encoded by the coding sequence ATGAGTACAGTTAACAATATTAGTCCGATAGATGGCAGCGCATATCTTGTCAGTACAGGAAACAGCGTTAATGCCACATCGGGAACTGATTTCGATAAAATATATAATGACATAGCCGTTGATGATTCGCTTGAAAGCATATTTGCAGGGGCAGCAAAAGAGTTTGGAATTAATGAGAATTTTCTTAAAGCTGTTGCAAAGGCTGAATCAGGATTTGACCCGGATGCTGTATCAGGATGTGGAGCGCAGGGGATTATGCAGCTTATGCCATTTACATCAGAAAGCTATGGGGTTACTGATCCGTTTGATGCAAAACAGAATATATATGCAGGGGCACAGCTGTTATCAGAACTTCTGGATAATTATAATGGTAATGCAACTCTTGCACTTGCTGCTTATAATGCAGGAAGCGGTTCTGTACAGAAATACGGAGGAGTGCCTCCATATGATGAAACTGTTAATTACATAAATAAAATTAATGATATATTAGGTGGATCTCTGGCAGGGGATTCAAAGACAATAGATGGTGCATCCACAACAGATTTTAGTGTTGCACAGAATGTCATTGCACCTGATATTGAAATTAAGAAAAGTACATTGGGTACATCAGCTGAGGCTGGTAAATTAATTGGGACAATTTCTACTAATAATGATGACAGATTATCAGTAGGATTGTATAATGTAGTTACAGACAATGATTCGGATGTAATTAAGAATATGGACGTGGGACGGAAATTACCTGATAATGATATGGCAGAAAATAGCACCGGTTATATATATTCAGGTAAAGAACTGTCATATGATGCTATGACAGCTAATGTGAATTTTCTCAATAATGCGTCATATGATTCTGTGTATAAGAATGATCCACAGTCCATATATCAGGCACAGGCGTCTGTGATAAGCCCGCTTGTTCTTAAGCTTTTGGATTTGTAG
- a CDS encoding leucine-rich repeat domain-containing protein: MNSNRIKVTLYNRTFKEIDQSDFTRITEGLFSNRDDIVEVAFPDGVETIGFNAFENCRRLEKVEFPESLKSIESEAFINCTSLKEADYGSNVKVAPDAFKGCINL, translated from the coding sequence ATGAACAGTAACAGAATTAAAGTGACATTGTATAACAGAACATTTAAAGAGATTGACCAGTCTGATTTTACAAGAATAACAGAAGGTTTATTCTCTAACAGGGATGATATTGTGGAAGTTGCTTTTCCAGATGGAGTTGAGACAATAGGATTCAATGCTTTTGAAAATTGCAGACGACTTGAGAAGGTGGAGTTTCCAGAGTCTCTTAAGTCAATTGAAAGCGAAGCGTTTATTAATTGTACAAGTCTTAAAGAAGCAGATTATGGTAGTAATGTAAAAGTTGCACCTGATGCATTTAAAGGATGTATTAATTTATAA
- a CDS encoding GerW family sporulation protein — translation MAENNFDSTVASLFKGMDAFISAKTVVGDAVTVKDTIILPLVDVSFGVGAGAFAGDKKNNAGGGMTGKVTPSAVLVIQNGATKLVNIKNQDTVTKILDMIPDVIDKFKGKDEKVVTDADIDEAIEDAAE, via the coding sequence ATGGCAGAGAATAATTTTGATTCAACAGTTGCATCACTTTTTAAGGGGATGGATGCATTTATATCAGCTAAGACTGTTGTTGGTGATGCGGTTACGGTTAAGGATACAATTATCCTTCCGCTTGTTGATGTTTCGTTTGGAGTTGGAGCAGGAGCATTTGCAGGGGATAAGAAGAATAATGCCGGTGGTGGAATGACCGGAAAGGTTACACCGAGCGCGGTTTTAGTTATTCAGAATGGTGCAACCAAGCTTGTTAATATTAAGAATCAGGATACTGTAACTAAGATTCTTGATATGATTCCTGATGTTATTGACAAATTCAAGGGTAAGGATGAAAAGGTTGTAACTGATGCAGATATTGATGAAGCTATTGAAGATGCAGCAGAGTAG
- a CDS encoding cell division protein ZapA: protein MSSKNTAEVILGGKVIKLGGYESEEYLQRVASYINNKITEFNKEESYRRMSAELRTDMMYLNIADDYFKAKKMADSLSLDIENKDKEIYDLKHELIAAQIKAESSAKEIKELKSEINKYQKNIVKLETELNDSKK from the coding sequence ATGTCATCAAAGAATACAGCAGAAGTAATTCTTGGAGGTAAGGTAATCAAGCTTGGTGGATATGAAAGCGAGGAGTATCTTCAGAGAGTTGCATCATACATTAATAACAAGATAACTGAATTTAATAAAGAAGAGAGTTACAGACGAATGTCAGCAGAGCTCAGAACTGATATGATGTATCTTAATATTGCAGATGATTACTTCAAGGCTAAGAAGATGGCAGACAGTCTTTCATTAGATATTGAGAACAAGGATAAGGAAATATACGACCTTAAGCATGAGCTTATTGCAGCACAGATTAAGGCAGAAAGTTCAGCAAAAGAGATTAAGGAATTAAAGAGTGAGATTAACAAGTATCAGAAGAATATTGTCAAGTTAGAGACAGAACTGAATGATTCTAAGAAGTGA
- the rpmB gene encoding 50S ribosomal protein L28, with product MAKCAICEKGPHFGNAVSHSHRRSNKVWNANVKSVKVKVNGNAKKMYVCTSCLRSGLVERA from the coding sequence ATGGCTAAGTGTGCAATTTGCGAAAAAGGTCCTCACTTTGGTAATGCAGTGAGTCATTCTCATAGAAGATCTAATAAAGTTTGGAATGCTAATGTTAAGTCTGTTAAAGTAAAGGTTAACGGAAATGCTAAGAAGATGTATGTTTGTACTTCATGCTTACGTTCTGGTTTAGTTGAGCGTGCATAA
- a CDS encoding U32 family peptidase, producing MNVDKRKTQVEVLAPAGSLDIMKAVVAAGADAIYLGGNMFGARAFANNFNDEELICAIEYAHLFGRKVYLTVNTLLKSREIENSLIEYLIPFYEAGLDAVIVQDMGVFNLIRKHFPDMDIHASTQMTQTGVYGSRLLKELGATRIVTSREMNLQEIKQLHERLDVEIESFVHGALCYCYSGQCLLSSFNGGRSGNRGRCAQPCRMPYDVYDNGEKINNRNNSYALSPKDMCALQILPDVIESGVYSLKIEGRMKNVTYAAMVTHIYRKYVDMYLEKGRKGFRVDKQDIDDLSDIYNRGAFTSGYYDSVKGKKMMSLGRPNHMGTECLKVVSNKAGRITFKALKNVNKGDVFEIDKEHSFESGADVAAGQTFVVNLPKKYPLYEGRIVNRMNNAKIKAYVADNYVGTTPKLHVDMKLIVRKNENISLTVMYDGIEKTCTGEIVTEAQNRPASEEELVKNLKKTGDTCFVVEDAEVQLDDGMFVPVGWIKELRRNVLEQLETHLKHGLVRTYNKPECAETDDKKEADDNNYQVRKAAYLHDIKQVKEAASVSGVESIYLDYKMFYMNDENSLKEAVKHCQSHEIYVYMFLPHILKAEKYDKFKCLCEKASDCGIDRFVCRNIEQIGFLGSDNWKKLSDKVHIITDSSIYIFNTFAKDELRRLCSNAGVILDRMTLPLELTDKEMKPVIGSDTELVVYGDVPLMVSEQCVRRTYGRCDGSWGSINITGPKGSSYTVESMCEFCYSVMNGEKLNLTKENPEESMNCVIRYEFDERAADDIQLVMTDGVCGGTTGHFHQAID from the coding sequence ATGAATGTTGATAAGAGAAAAACACAGGTGGAAGTTTTAGCACCAGCAGGTTCACTTGATATTATGAAAGCTGTTGTGGCGGCAGGGGCAGATGCCATATACCTGGGAGGCAATATGTTTGGAGCAAGGGCATTTGCCAATAATTTTAATGATGAAGAGCTTATCTGTGCTATTGAATATGCACATTTATTCGGTAGAAAGGTTTATCTGACAGTTAATACTCTTCTTAAGTCAAGAGAGATAGAGAACAGTCTTATAGAATATCTTATACCGTTCTATGAGGCAGGTCTTGATGCAGTGATTGTACAGGATATGGGTGTGTTTAACCTTATAAGAAAACATTTTCCTGATATGGATATACATGCAAGCACACAGATGACACAGACCGGAGTGTATGGCAGCAGGCTTTTAAAGGAACTTGGTGCAACAAGAATAGTCACTTCAAGAGAGATGAATCTGCAGGAAATAAAGCAGCTTCATGAGAGATTAGATGTGGAGATAGAAAGCTTTGTGCATGGAGCATTATGTTACTGTTATTCGGGACAATGCCTGCTTTCAAGCTTTAACGGAGGAAGAAGCGGTAACAGGGGAAGGTGTGCCCAGCCGTGCAGGATGCCTTATGATGTGTATGATAACGGCGAAAAGATTAATAACAGAAACAACAGTTACGCATTAAGTCCTAAGGATATGTGTGCATTACAGATACTTCCGGATGTTATTGAAAGTGGTGTATATTCACTTAAGATAGAAGGACGTATGAAGAATGTAACATATGCGGCTATGGTAACACATATTTACCGCAAATATGTTGATATGTATCTTGAAAAGGGGCGAAAAGGCTTCAGGGTAGATAAGCAGGATATTGATGACCTTTCAGATATATATAACAGAGGTGCATTTACATCAGGCTATTATGACAGTGTCAAGGGAAAGAAGATGATGTCACTTGGACGTCCAAACCATATGGGAACGGAGTGCCTTAAGGTAGTATCTAACAAGGCAGGAAGAATTACATTTAAAGCATTAAAGAATGTAAACAAAGGTGATGTCTTTGAGATTGATAAGGAACATTCCTTTGAGAGCGGTGCTGATGTGGCAGCAGGACAGACATTCGTTGTCAATCTTCCTAAGAAATACCCGCTGTATGAGGGAAGAATTGTCAACAGAATGAATAATGCTAAGATTAAGGCATATGTAGCAGATAATTATGTCGGAACAACACCTAAGCTTCATGTAGATATGAAGCTTATTGTAAGAAAGAATGAAAATATTTCACTTACAGTAATGTATGATGGAATTGAAAAGACATGTACAGGAGAGATAGTTACCGAAGCACAGAATCGTCCGGCCTCAGAGGAGGAGCTTGTTAAGAATCTTAAAAAAACCGGTGATACATGTTTTGTGGTGGAAGATGCAGAAGTGCAGCTTGATGATGGTATGTTTGTGCCTGTCGGCTGGATTAAGGAATTAAGAAGAAATGTACTTGAACAGCTTGAAACACATTTAAAACACGGTCTTGTTAGAACTTATAATAAGCCTGAATGTGCAGAGACTGACGACAAGAAAGAAGCTGATGATAATAATTATCAGGTAAGAAAAGCTGCATACCTTCATGATATAAAGCAGGTAAAGGAAGCAGCATCTGTTTCAGGTGTTGAAAGCATTTATCTTGATTATAAGATGTTTTATATGAATGATGAGAATTCATTAAAAGAGGCTGTAAAGCACTGTCAGTCACATGAAATATATGTATATATGTTCCTTCCACATATTCTTAAGGCAGAAAAATATGATAAGTTTAAGTGCTTGTGTGAGAAGGCTTCTGACTGTGGCATAGACAGGTTTGTATGCCGTAATATTGAGCAGATTGGTTTTCTTGGAAGTGACAATTGGAAGAAATTATCTGACAAGGTGCATATTATTACAGACAGCAGCATATATATATTTAATACATTTGCAAAAGATGAATTAAGAAGGCTGTGCAGTAATGCCGGGGTTATTCTTGACAGAATGACACTGCCACTTGAACTTACAGATAAGGAGATGAAGCCTGTAATTGGAAGTGACACGGAACTTGTTGTATATGGGGATGTGCCTCTTATGGTATCTGAACAGTGTGTGAGAAGAACTTACGGAAGATGTGACGGAAGCTGGGGCAGCATTAATATTACTGGACCAAAGGGCAGCAGTTATACAGTGGAAAGCATGTGTGAATTCTGCTATTCTGTAATGAATGGAGAAAAACTCAATCTTACAAAAGAAAATCCCGAAGAATCCATGAATTGTGTGATTCGTTATGAATTTGACGAAAGAGCAGCAGATGATATACAATTAGTTATGACTGATGGAGTGTGTGGTGGTACTACAGGGCATTTTCATCAGGCAATCGACTAA
- a CDS encoding peptidoglycan D,D-transpeptidase FtsI family protein, with protein sequence MAENKKQVRQRKNKNAQNDIVDNEKKDLRNKETNIIAFFFVGLFMATIVYLCVFNIKDAGKVVNNPYNKRVDSQEAKVIRGDILSDDGTVLATTLLDEDGNEKRYYPFDDLFCHSVGFTSLTGMKTGLEQSQNFYLLKETDNVLDQIGNDISGGKAKGHNVTTTLDLELTQAAYKALGNNKGAVIAMEPSTGKILAMVSNPTFDANVVNTDYDEWLTYDSSDSVLLNRATQGLYPPGSTFKIITALAYIRQNQNDYYNYSYNCDGQAYISGGTTIACFDHTAHGYEDLRKAFANSCNSAFSTIGAGLNKTSFINLCNTFLFNSNLPVGFEYSKSTMSVTKDSSVSEMQETGIGQGKTMMSPLHNLMIAASVANDGVMMTPYMVDNISDSEGRVVVKNQPSAIDTVMSAEEAEYLTECMRAVVTSGTGYAMKNSSYEAAGKTGSAQYDDSEKYHSWFTGFAPYDNPQIAVCVILEGGYSGVSSAQYVAKAVFDTYFGY encoded by the coding sequence ATGGCAGAAAACAAAAAGCAGGTCAGACAAAGAAAAAACAAAAATGCACAGAACGATATAGTAGATAATGAAAAGAAGGATTTAAGAAATAAGGAAACTAATATAATAGCATTCTTTTTTGTAGGACTTTTTATGGCTACAATTGTTTATCTGTGCGTATTCAATATAAAGGATGCCGGCAAGGTTGTTAATAATCCATATAATAAAAGAGTTGACAGTCAGGAAGCAAAGGTTATAAGAGGAGATATTCTGTCAGATGATGGAACTGTACTTGCGACAACGCTGCTTGATGAAGATGGCAATGAAAAAAGATATTATCCATTTGATGATTTGTTCTGTCATTCTGTTGGATTCACTTCTCTTACCGGAATGAAAACAGGACTTGAACAGTCACAGAATTTCTATCTTCTTAAGGAAACTGACAATGTGCTTGACCAGATTGGAAATGATATATCAGGAGGTAAGGCAAAGGGACATAATGTCACAACAACACTTGATTTAGAGCTTACTCAGGCAGCATATAAGGCACTTGGTAATAATAAGGGCGCAGTTATAGCAATGGAACCATCTACGGGTAAGATTCTTGCAATGGTATCTAATCCAACATTTGATGCAAATGTAGTAAATACCGATTATGATGAATGGCTTACTTATGACAGCTCTGATTCGGTACTTTTAAACAGGGCTACACAGGGATTGTATCCTCCGGGTTCAACATTCAAGATAATTACAGCTCTTGCATATATAAGGCAGAATCAGAATGATTATTATAATTATTCATATAACTGTGATGGACAGGCATATATATCAGGTGGAACGACTATTGCATGTTTTGACCATACGGCACATGGATATGAGGATTTAAGAAAAGCATTTGCTAATTCCTGCAATTCAGCGTTTTCTACGATTGGAGCAGGGCTTAATAAAACCTCATTTATTAATCTGTGTAATACTTTCCTGTTTAATTCTAATCTTCCTGTTGGATTCGAGTACTCAAAGAGTACAATGTCAGTGACTAAAGATTCGTCAGTCAGTGAAATGCAGGAAACAGGCATAGGACAGGGAAAAACAATGATGTCACCTCTTCATAATCTTATGATTGCAGCAAGTGTTGCCAATGACGGGGTTATGATGACACCTTATATGGTCGATAACATCAGTGACAGTGAGGGAAGAGTTGTTGTAAAGAACCAGCCTTCAGCAATAGATACAGTAATGTCAGCAGAAGAGGCTGAATATCTTACGGAATGCATGAGAGCAGTTGTTACTTCAGGAACCGGTTATGCAATGAAGAATTCTTCGTATGAAGCGGCAGGAAAGACAGGTTCGGCACAGTATGATGATTCAGAAAAATATCATAGCTGGTTTACAGGATTTGCACCATATGATAATCCGCAGATAGCGGTATGTGTTATTCTTGAAGGTGGATATTCAGGAGTCTCAAGTGCACAGTATGTAGCTAAAGCTGTATTTGATACTTATTTTGGCTATTGA
- a CDS encoding diaminopimelate decarboxylase produces the protein MSKKKTFVTLEQLKEIDKTYPTPYHLYDEKGIRENAKRLKEAFSWNKGYREYFAVKATPNPYILKILKDYGCGVDCASMAELMMGYALDYKPEEIMFSSNDTPAEEYAYANEIGATINLDDITHIEFLDKILDGKFPETMSCRYNPGGYFQLGTSIMDNPGDAKYGMTHDQIIEAFKILKSKGVKHFGIHSFLASNTVSNEYYPTLAKILFELAVELRDKTGADIKFVNLSGGVGVAYKPEQEPNDIAVIGEGVHKVYDEVLGAAGMGDVAIYTELGRFMLAPYGCLVTKAIHEKHIYKEYIGVDACASNLMRPAIYGAYHHITVAGKEDAPCDHKYDVTGSLCENSDKFAIDRMLPKIDMGDYLIIHDTGAHGFSMGYQYNGKLRSAELLLKEDGSVQMIRRAETIKDYYATFDFCDALDKLNLK, from the coding sequence ATGAGTAAGAAAAAGACATTTGTTACACTTGAACAGCTTAAGGAAATCGACAAGACATATCCGACTCCTTATCATCTCTATGATGAGAAGGGAATCAGAGAGAACGCTAAGAGATTAAAGGAAGCATTCTCATGGAATAAAGGTTATAGAGAGTATTTTGCTGTGAAGGCTACTCCTAATCCATATATTTTAAAGATATTAAAGGATTATGGCTGCGGTGTTGACTGTGCATCTATGGCAGAGCTTATGATGGGTTACGCTCTTGATTATAAGCCGGAAGAGATTATGTTCTCATCTAATGATACTCCTGCGGAAGAGTATGCATATGCTAATGAGATAGGTGCTACTATTAATCTTGATGATATTACTCATATTGAGTTTCTTGATAAGATATTAGACGGTAAGTTTCCTGAAACAATGAGCTGCCGTTACAATCCGGGCGGATATTTCCAGCTTGGAACATCTATTATGGATAATCCTGGTGATGCCAAGTATGGTATGACACATGACCAGATTATTGAAGCATTTAAGATATTAAAGAGCAAGGGGGTTAAGCATTTTGGTATCCATTCATTCCTTGCAAGTAATACAGTATCTAATGAATATTATCCGACACTTGCCAAGATTTTATTCGAGCTTGCAGTTGAGTTAAGAGACAAGACTGGAGCAGATATTAAATTTGTAAACCTTTCAGGCGGTGTTGGTGTTGCCTACAAGCCAGAACAGGAGCCTAACGATATTGCAGTTATCGGTGAAGGAGTACATAAGGTATATGATGAGGTTCTTGGTGCGGCTGGAATGGGTGATGTTGCAATTTATACAGAGCTTGGAAGATTTATGCTTGCTCCATATGGCTGTCTTGTAACTAAGGCAATTCATGAGAAGCATATCTATAAGGAATACATCGGAGTTGATGCATGTGCATCTAACCTTATGCGTCCGGCGATCTATGGTGCATATCATCATATTACTGTTGCGGGTAAGGAAGATGCACCTTGCGACCATAAGTATGATGTTACAGGTTCTTTATGTGAGAACAGTGATAAGTTCGCAATTGACAGAATGCTTCCTAAGATTGATATGGGTGATTATCTTATTATCCATGATACAGGAGCACACGGTTTCTCTATGGGATACCAGTATAATGGAAAGTTAAGATCAGCAGAACTTCTTCTTAAGGAAGACGGCAGTGTCCAGATGATCAGACGAGCAGAGACAATCAAGGATTACTATGCTACATTTGATTTCTGTGATGCGTTGGATAAGTTGAATTTAAAATAA